The Gouania willdenowi chromosome 5, fGouWil2.1, whole genome shotgun sequence sequence aattattctcaggctctaagtataactacatttatgaactctaaaactgagaaaataatcaCCATTCAAAGCTGTGTTGGcgttgtgcattatgtttaatctgattggtcgactatgatgtgatgcatttgattgttgtctggtcatttcattttttgtagtttcacaatgtccgttcatcatcaaaaaatataatgtaatcagtaacgattgggtgaagaaatgtaaataattactttacttcttttaaaatgtacttaaatacaagtaaaattactaagttagaaatatactataatatatataaaaccagtaacatgagtactgtaattcattactttcccCTTCTGGTTGGTGTATCaaataatggaaataaaaagtTTCAGTCCGTTttttgtgagacttttgacaaGCTTTGTGGGTCCACATCATAGATTCATTGGTTTGGTAGATATGATGGGTTGTAGGGGAGCTGCCCGTGATCACCTGACTTGGATGGAGGGGCCTGAGGAAGGCTGGGAGGCTGCAGGGGATGCATTGGCTGGTTTGAGTTATGAGTCTGAGCAGCTGGAAGAACATAAAAGACAAATAGAAATCAAATTTTCCATAACTGtgaaatgtaagaaaaacagCATCTTTTTCAAAGGTAAAGGTCAGGGTCGGggtgaattataattgtaatcccgtaattgataattaattacaataatggtgtaattataaacataattgtaatttttaaaatctgttgctgtcataatcgtaattaaattgtaattgagtttagataattgactttgtaattgtaattgccatgaaaattctattaagattgtcaattataatttacttctagactggggaactatgttacagttctatgtacatttctactacacatatgtagttaacagttactaaaatatatttaatatcaaGCTTCCTCACATTTCACCgttcaaaaaaaattgaaatctaggggtatacagacacaaaaaaggctcagacgcccacaccaaaaatattaatagcgatattttcattattcaggaaacctaacaaggaaaccaagagataggaaagaaatgaaatgatagatatttgttttaagtgtattttacagatgatttaggacccgttatcatatgagatgctaacagaaagctaacacaagaggacggTTAACTACAATtacgttatttatttcaggctctgtaattgtgattattgtaatttcactttaataattgagactTTGTGAGGGTAAAAAAGAATCGacattgaattgtaattgaacatgggtgattgaaaatgtaattgtaactgaaaaatgcatctgaccccaaccctggtaaagGTGAAACATAGCTACTCACTGCTCTCCGTGTAAGACGGCGGTGGCGCTGACGGGAATGAAGGACCATATTGTGGCACTGGCTGATAGCCAGGGTAGGTTGGCTGGCATCCTGGGTAGGATGGTTCCCTTGGATACTCTGGAAAACTGTCAGATGGTGCCACTGGTTGTTGTGGTATGGTGACAATGTTGGTTAACACAGCTAGACAAAGTAACACAGTGTTACACTTTAGATTAGTGCTGTAGTGTTGAAAGTAGCTAGTAGTAGAGCTATTCTTTCAccaataaagtgtttctttatGACATAAGAACATGCATCGTTTTCTGTTCATTTCTCAAACATTCATCTGATCCAAACGTAAGAAAATCTGTCAAGCTGTGCCCGCAACATATATGATCTCAGTGGGTCTTCTAAAagagtgtttctcaaatggaggtacgtgtacccctaggggtacgcgatggcactacagggggtacttaagagaaaGGGAGtcgaaaattaacaaataaagtgtcagtcgtggttccacaccaggcgtgagatgaccggaaatgataaaaaaaattatagaaacaattctattcaggagccactaaatcagtgtttttcaacctcggaGACAGGACCCCACGTGGGGTCGCCTGACATTTCtgagaaattaaaatagattgatgaatttcttttaattattaatattatttaaaattaaaacaacacaatcttaaacaactgtatttctatactttcactttaatataaatctagtccaactaaaatgcagaaaaataaaaatatctgagctcaaacatgataaaaaaaatttttaaaaaaattctagaaaaaaaatgtctttggggtcgccagatatTCTTGGGGTCCCtatccaaaaaaggtttggaaccactgcactaaatgcttattttttccacttatttacaaaatgagatttaaaaagtgtgttatcactagttcattccatcattgtgctctatagttgtttttaaatagttttctaagcaaaatgttgtagtcagaaaaagggggtacatggattcagaaataagaaaaagggggtactagagcttaaaaggtttgagaaacactgttctaaaaGATCTTTTTAAACATCACTGTGGAAACATGTCCCACAACTAATTTATTTTAGTACAAAATTGTCATCTCTAAGTTCATATACAAGATGAGTGACCCGTAATTTATAATAAGTCATGCACAGGATGGCAAATAGGATTTTCTTGATATGCAAATCACCTGTAGTCATTTTCCCACGATCACGTGTGAAATGTGACTTCAAAGGGCCCCATGTATGAATGTATTTGTTTCAAAGCATGCTATGCACAATAACTAACATCTTTAAAACTCTACCTGTATTTCATCTAAAAGTAGTTCTCATCCACTGTGCCCCCCAAAACACTGCCAAAGTGAAATCTTGGGTGTTTTCGTAGATGCTAAATTGCATCAAAACGATGGCGGATATTGATACGGTTGCTTTCCGTGGAAATACCTGGTTATAATGAAATGTTCTGCAGCGTGACGTCATATCACGGAGACAACTAatacaaaccaaaacaaaaatgtcatcAAGCGAATCACACTCTTCCTTTTctgacaaagaaacacaataaatcacaataagaatgaaGTTAAAACAACTCAGAAATGTAACTTCCTTATTGTGGGATTTgtaatcccacaatgcaatgcgcaagaCTTTTCCAAAGTTTAAGTCACATGACTATTTGTTAACAAACCCAAACACGCTTGCAAGAGCCATTTTCAACCTTCAGCATTTGCTTGTTTGTAAattcttctgtttttcagaaTAAATACCCTTGATCTATGAAGCCTACGCTGTCTTTATCTATGCTATGAAAATGTTAGTTATTGTCCCCAGCAGTACTAAGTATTGGTTTCTGAAGCACCAAACTCTTTAATCTGAAAAGACTAAGCATTGTAGATTATATATCTTTACTGATATAAAACATATCAGCACAATAAACAGCATTTGATTAACTTTAGAGGCTACTTTTTTGGCAAACCAAATTGTAGGTGAAATAGTggtttttacttgtttgtggGCGTCTGCGTTTTCGACATAACTTGTAGCAAATGCAGCACGGGGCCACACAGCAGATGATGAGAGTCACACAGAAGATGGCAGGTAAAAGAGCCCCTAGGACCCCTCCAATAATCAAAGGAACCCTGCTCATTTTACTGTGCGTCGGACTGGAAGacagcaaaagaaaaacatcttGTTTAATTGATGAAATTATATACGTGTTTTAGatgctcttcttttttttctttgcaggtCAGAAACTCACCTGTCGGGACATTTCTTCTGCTGTGAATAGGATAACTCTTTTGATTTGTCTGAGCAGCAGTATCGGTCTGAGCAGTCTCCACAGCAGTACATTAAACCACATTGTTTGGTGTCATGGTAGTCACCACTGTAGTCAGAATAGCTGCTGCAAAAATCAGCTGTGTGGCATCAAACAAAAGATCAGAGATGGTGTAATGAAGGCAAGAGACAAGGAAAgttcattaaagctgcagtatgtagaatggGGAAACTGGAATGGAATCAACCACgctccccccctcccctccctgttttgaaTTCACCGTCATCCTCGTGAACGTGCACCTGTGGagctcttagcgactttttcTCAATAGCGACTAGCGATGAATGTAAAGACTTTATCTTGGGTTATTGCAGTTTTCTGATGTTGTAGAGGCTCTGACATGAAAGCACTTATCACTCTCTAgttcagagatgggcaactctgTCACAGCGGGGGGCCACAACAATGTCagtgtatctgatccgagggccacatgatcaacatttatgtcagccaacatttttacatttttgtgcattttgtggcccccgggcGGACAATTACCTATGTCTGCTCTACTTACTGTCCTGAATTTTTAGCGGCTGCTGCCATTAGCCCCTTTCCCGTCCTAACGTGCTCACAGGTGGCTGCAGTGATCATAGCTGCAGGTCAGCGCAGACCCACACCACTCCACGTTCAGACTGCAATCGAACGGTGCATGTTTTCTCCGCGGAGTGGAGTGCGTTCTGCAAGAGTATGTTTGGAACTTcagactgttgcttctccatatcagttttccttttttggCTTGCTATGCTATGCAACCATTGTGACGAACGCTGCAATGAGGACTTTTCTCCACTTttactaacttttttttttttcccgtgtACTCTAAAGCTTCAACCAGAAGctcaacacacctgaatcaaatgaatggctcattatcatgcttctgcagagcttgatgacagcacattggtttcaaccaggtgtgttggagtaGGGAcgcatctaaaagtctcaggaatccaaccctcgaggactggagttcgcCACCGCTGGCTTAAACAGAGCCAAAAGAAGGAGCAGCCTCTCAGAACGCTTTGAATTGCAATATCAAAGGTTataatggatttttgaccaaattaagcAAATAAGAAACTtacacactgcagctttaaagcctaaaatcaaaaataaataaacaaaaagtgtaaaaagttaatttttacTAGAGCTAATCTTAAATTTGGTTTCACTTTATTTCTGTGGGCATGTGATCCCAGCAGTCTGATAAGCCTCGCTGTATCTtcttaaattaataataaaaactgactCACCTCTGATGGCCGGGACCTCAACCACAGACAAGACACACACGAGACAGAGCAAAACGCCCGAGTCCATAACTATATTATGTAATATAACAAGGAAATGAGTGAGACAACTGCCTAAACCTGCGTGTCTGTCCCACCCTGTAGCAAATGTAACCTGGCAGCATTCCTCACTTCATGGGAACAACTCTATACACTGTATTTGTTAAGATAGTCAGAGGTTTAcagtttatttctaaatgttgcaataattcaataataaatatttgggatggaaatgtttgttttttaaaatatactcAATTTGGTATGATCGTGCACtgggaagaaaaaacccaaaacaaatcgagaagaaaaaatattcaaatcatCCGTGCTAACTgtaccaatatatatatatatttaaaggggacatatcatgctaaatccactttttgggcccttaaatgcattttgttgtatatttagagtgcttagaagtacagaaaaaatcaaattagtctcttcaggtgctccgtagaaatctttatattctgttttgctcatatttttcaatctgtttctatttttctattctctattacgttttttaaactattacatcacagtatttgcagcagaactgccaaattagtacatcaactccaggtccaacacttcgagcaatccggcatttttatttctcgcttttattttgcagtccaagctccaggatgccgaagttacgagaggataagtcaaaatgttgggttgttggatgtagtaacccacacgcttcattacaccgtctcccagcatcagaaccttttcgaagtgcctggttgagttttattttttacgggAATggacccacatctgtgggtaaggtcatttttacggtggctgggaagtgtcaggtgaatgcatttacagaaacgaacacaaacgcaaacaggtcacaacacgaatgcaaaccggccacaacggaagtgtttccgacggatcggtattacagtcggacagtcggacgggtattatgatatgatagcctgatgtgaaaaatataagagtatcctaatcaactttcacttactttcatacgcatttcgatgtcttcttcttattcttctctgttctggtgggttaaaaacatccgtcagaaacgtgtccgtctgtaatactgGTTGAAATaattctggagttttactgcgatttttaccggtgattagttcatttctcccttgcgctcagcggtccaaactgacaccgtagtcACACACGtatgtgtgtcacacacgtcactcagtcacattaaggaaggttgtggtcattatacggggtggattaaataatgaataaaggattgttttatcccgttcttctccgtgttattatcacattataaaaaagtttaaaaatagcaggaattagtgctggtctcgaacggtcttgacggaaaatcccgagtccgggcagcccgagtccgagacaagaccgagtcaaaatgcttcaga is a genomic window containing:
- the LOC114463603 gene encoding protein shisa-4-like isoform X1; this encodes MDSGVLLCLVCVLSVVEVPAIRADFCSSYSDYSGDYHDTKQCGLMYCCGDCSDRYCCSDKSKELSYSQQKKCPDSPTHSKMSRVPLIIGGVLGALLPAIFCVTLIICCVAPCCICYKLCRKRRRPQTTVLTNIVTIPQQPVAPSDSFPEYPREPSYPGCQPTYPGYQPVPQYGPSFPSAPPPSYTESTAQTHNSNQPMHPLQPPSLPQAPPSKSGDHGQLPYNPSYLPNQ
- the LOC114463603 gene encoding protein shisa-4-like isoform X2, translating into MDSGVLLCLVCVLSVVEVPAIRADFCSSYSDYSGDYHDTKQCGLMYCCGDCSDRYCCSDKSKELSYSQQKKCPDSPTHSKMSRVPLIIGGVLGALLPAIFCVTLIICCVAPCCICYKLCRKRRRPQTKKEECDSLDDIFVLVCISCLRDMTSRCRTFHYNQVFPRKATVSISAIVLMQFSIYENTQDFTLAVFWGAQWMRTTFR